The sequence ACTGACAACGTCGAGAAAGGCACTTTCAATCCCGCTGACTGGGCACTCGTCAAAGCCATCACGTACCACCCCGTGACCGACAAGTCGGAATCCTGGCGAGGCTCGTATCGCCATCCACCCTCGCTCGACTGAGCATCCAAGGCATAGTCCACGGCCGCTTGAGCCGGCGCACGCAAGGTCGAGTCTTTCGTCATCGCGTACAACTCACAAATCGCGATGGTCGCCTGAGCCTGCGCGTACGATCGCTCGTGACTCGGTGCCTGCGAGGCGAAGAAACCATTGCGTCGTGACTGAATTCGCAACAGATACTTCAGCCCCCGTTCCACCACCGTCTTGTACGGCCCATCTAAATGAGTGTTGCCGTCACCCTGAAACGCCAGTAGTGCCATCGCCGTTGCCGCGACCCGGTTTTCCGCGTACGAACCATCGTCAAACGGCCCCCGCATGCTCCACGATCCCGCATCGGTTCCTTTGGTGTCCTGTTGTCGAGCCAGCCAACGCAAGCCTCGCTCGACCGCGTCCATCGTTTCCTGGTTGCCGCCATACATCGCCATCAACGCCGACTTCATCGCGCCGCTTCGCCCGCTGAACATCGGCTGCACCAACTCATCGGACGCTAGCCCACCCATGTCCGGCGATACGACGTCAACCGGTTCTGAAAATTCAATCGCCTCGACCAAGGACTGAATGTCGATCTCCGTCGGCACGCTCTCTTCCGATTCATCTTGGTTGAACTGCGAATCCGAAGACTCCAACGAGAACTCTTCCAGATCAAGCGAATCCTGTTCGGTCGCCTCACCAAACTCCAATACAATCCTGCTGATCCCCGCCCCAATCGGCATCGTCCACAATGCCAAACCGAGCAACAACGCGATGTGCAAGATCATGCTCACCAACCAAGCCGGCATCGACTTGCGAACTGGCAATAAGGCCGAACCATCGCCATCGGCTTGATCCGCATCCGCTTCCGCCGCCGGGGAACCATCCGCCCCCTCAGCAACCCGCCAACGCGATTGCGGTTTCGGTTGAGCTGGAACAGCCGCGGGACTTGGTGCTGCCGCGGGCCTTGGCGATGCTGCAGGACTCGGCGTCGCTGCAGGATTCGGCGCCGCAGCAGGATTCACAGCGGCAGCCTGCGGACGAGTGGCCCCAACCGGCGTCGACGCAGCTTGCTGGCGTGATGCAGATTGTTGACCCGATCCGTTTTGTTGACCAGGAGCGGCCTGCAAAGATGGGTTGGCTGGCGCCTTCGGTTGCCCTTGTCGGTTTGCCGGAGCCTGCAGGTTTGCAGGAGTTTGCCGGTTCGCCTGAGTTTGCTGGTTCGGCTGAGGCTGACGGTTCGCCTGTGTCGGTGGATTTGCCGGAGTCGGTGGAGTCGGCTGTGCCTGCGGTTTCGGCTGAGGATTTGCCGGAGGTTGCGGACTGACTGGCGTCTGCACGGGGGGCAAAGTCGCGCGCGGTTTCGGTGGTGGCGGAACCGGTGGTGCAACCGCCGGTGGCAGTGGCGGAGGCACGGCGTCAGGACGCGCGTGCGGCACTCCAGACGAAAAATCGTCCGACGAATCAGCGGTAGGCGGGTCGGAATGCGTCATCAATGCGAAAAGCCGAGCGTTTCGAAACTCCCTGCCGAGGCAACTAGAAGGTCATCAACCGTATCATCGAACAAAATCGCCCCGGCTGCTTGGCAAAAATCTTGCTTGGTATCCATCTCGCCCGATAAAAGTCGCCGCAGAGCAACCATCTTGGCCGTTCTCCCAATTCAGGCCCTGAAATCTCACGATTCCCTGCAAACTCGAGTCACCAGAAACTCAAACCAGCAGCGTAAAACCCAAAACCTCAATTTCGAACACCAAAGCGTTCCTGCCCGCCAAAAACTCCGACGCACGCTGCTCGACCGCCATTAAGTAGCCATCCGTTCAACGAATCCGCCGATACCAGACAATCCATCCTCCCAAACTCTAGGTCAGCATAACGGATTGGCGAGACTTCACCAAAATTCTTTGCGAACACCGCCAGTATCGGTTGACAGAACCGGCTCGATCGAGCATTCTCTGCCCCTCGACGAGGTCGCAAGGTTTTCATGAAACTTTGACAAAAAGTCAAAGCAACCGTGAACCCAAAACCAAGCAACAGCGTCGTAACTTTAATACCGCGGGATGGAGCAGCCCGGTAGCTCGCGAGGCTCATAACCTCGAGGTCGTCGGTTCGAATCCGGCTCCCGCAACTGATTGTCGCCGAACACTCCGTGTTCGGTTTTGACAAAACGAACAAGCCGACGTTGGTCACCGACCAACGCCGGCTTTTTTCGTGCTCTACCGCAGCCCTGACAAGAACCTACGCCAACGACCGATCCGCAAAGATCTTTCAGAGTGTCTCTGGAAAAGCTCTAGCAGATTCCGGCCAAATCTCGGCGTCCTATCAGGAAGATCCTTTTCTCGGTGAATCCGTCGACCGGGGCTTGGCGAACAGAGAAGCTGCTGGGATTGCTCGTGCGATAGCCGACGCTGGAGACGCGCCGGCATCAATGGTGAATCTTGAGTACGGCGCGATTGCATTGCAAACTCCGCGGACGGGAAAACAGGACGAATAGTTTCGGCCTCATTCAGACAAGAACTTGAAGCAGCATCAGGCGACGCTAGATCGATTATCGCCTTGTGAACTAGCTGATGCGATTGCTTGGCTTCAGACTTTGCCGGTAGCGATTGAGATCGGTGGACTCAGGTGCAAACCTAGCCATGCAAATCCCCGAAGACGAAAGCCATTTCATTGGTCGGGTGCTGGAGCCTTTGCAGACGACATCACCGCTGCAGACCTATCTCGACTTGATGGTGATGGGCGGACGTGGCGAGGAAGCTGCGAATGCCGTCTACGACAAATACATTCGATCCTCGTTCGACCAAGCCGAAGCCGATGTAAAGGCATTTACGTGAAACAAGAGGAAGTAGCTTATCGGGTGATGTTAGAGGCCACGGCGTTGTTGAACGAATGCGGTGAGCTTGTCGTTGTTGGCGGATGGGTTCCAGAAATACATTTTCCGATGCAAAGCCATATCGGTTCGATCGACGTGGATGTCGTTCTTGATCCGTCGACCTTTGATGAAGAACGCTCTTTGCATGACCTTCCAAGACGCTTCGGAGTTGCTTCAAACATCAAGCATTCTCGTAGACTAGAGGATTCGCGATGCCTTGGAAAACCATTGCCGAACATGCACGATTGACACCTCAAGTTTTCCAGCTGTAGTGGATGAGATGAGGAATCACTCGGTTTGAAATACAACAACTGGGATTCGTGGCCTCATCCACTACAGAGCAAATCTTGCCTTGTATTGCGGACCGCAGTACAATGAGGCAGAGCAATTTAGGCCGATCCTGGAGCATATTTTTGATGCAAAAAACAAGTTCACTGATGGTTCGTTTGGACGAGCAGTCCAAAGCGATGCTCACCGCCGCAGCCGAACTTCGCCGAATCAGCGTCAGCGACTACGTCCGCAGTGTGGTCGTGGGGCAGGCCGAGCGAGAATTGGCGGCGGCCGAGTCGCAAACGATCGCAATGTCACCCGGTGAACAATTGGAGTTCTGGAATGCGCTCTCGAAGCCTCCAAAACTGACCAAGGCTCAGAAAGATCTCGGAGCGATGATGCGGGGCGATGCGTGAGCGGTGTCTGCTATCCCGATGGTTGGCGAGTCGAATTGCTTAGTAAATCGCACAACCGTCAGGGTTTCGGTTCTGGACAAGAGCAAGTCGACAAGTGGCTGAAAAAGTCTGCGTTTCAGAGCCAGAAGAAGCACCTCAGCTCGACCAAGGTCTTGCTTGATGGCGAGAACCAACTGGTCGGCTACTACACGCTAGCAACTTCGCAGGTCGACTTTTCAGATCTTCCCATCGAGGCAGCCAAGTCGTTACCGCAGCGACAGTTGCCCGTGGCTGTTCTGGCATGGCTGGGTGTCGACAGTTCATTCCAAGGCCGAGGCATCGGGAAGCGTTTACTCGCAACTGCGTTAAAAGACTGCTACGACGCATCAGAAACCTTCTCGTTCATCGCCGTCATTCTCGACTGCGTCGACAAACCGTCCAAAGCGTTCTATCAGCGTTTCGATTTCGCCGAATTGCCAGGTTACCCGATGCGACTGTATCTGCCATTCAAACAGCTCGAGCGAATAACAAAGGGGTAACCCGATCGAGTTCTCCAATATGCTTCTTGTCAAACATCTGAACGCGGCTCTGTAGGTTGACGCGGTTTCCACGGTGTCTTCGCGACTTGAGAATCAATGTCTTCCACAAAGTTCCGGACCTTGGAGATTGCCGAATCAATCTCAGGAACGGTGAGCGAAAGAAGTTGCCCAGTTTTCGTGCGTCCATTGCGATGAACGATATTGTGCCGAGCATTCACAATTCGCTGCAAATCAGCAAATGCGTCTCCGGTTGGAAACTTAACTCGTAGAACCTTTTTGAACAGTGGCCCGACTTTCGGGAGATTATGGA is a genomic window of Neorhodopirellula lusitana containing:
- a CDS encoding prenyltransferase/squalene oxidase repeat-containing protein, producing MNPAAAPNPAATPSPAASPRPAAAPSPAAVPAQPKPQSRWRVAEGADGSPAAEADADQADGDGSALLPVRKSMPAWLVSMILHIALLLGLALWTMPIGAGISRIVLEFGEATEQDSLDLEEFSLESSDSQFNQDESEESVPTEIDIQSLVEAIEFSEPVDVVSPDMGGLASDELVQPMFSGRSGAMKSALMAMYGGNQETMDAVERGLRWLARQQDTKGTDAGSWSMRGPFDDGSYAENRVAATAMALLAFQGDGNTHLDGPYKTVVERGLKYLLRIQSRRNGFFASQAPSHERSYAQAQATIAICELYAMTKDSTLRAPAQAAVDYALDAQSSEGGWRYEPRQDSDLSVTGWYVMALTSAQSAGLKVPFSTLSVIHGYVESVGVYEGAGYSYQRGRPATPAMTAEGLLCRQYLGWGREEEAMAIGLETLVVDWPLSRSDMNVYYWYYATQALHHYGGSLWDQWNANMRVELPAMQVKRGREAGSWSPQADEWGKNSGRLFTTCLSIYCLEVYYRHLPLYKAAESK
- a CDS encoding DUF1778 domain-containing protein codes for the protein MQKTSSLMVRLDEQSKAMLTAAAELRRISVSDYVRSVVVGQAERELAAAESQTIAMSPGEQLEFWNALSKPPKLTKAQKDLGAMMRGDA
- a CDS encoding type IV toxin-antitoxin system AbiEi family antitoxin translates to MQIPEDESHFIGRVLEPLQTTSPLQTYLDLMVMGGRGEEAANAVYDKYIRSSFDQAEADVKAFT
- a CDS encoding GNAT family N-acetyltransferase; the protein is MSGVCYPDGWRVELLSKSHNRQGFGSGQEQVDKWLKKSAFQSQKKHLSSTKVLLDGENQLVGYYTLATSQVDFSDLPIEAAKSLPQRQLPVAVLAWLGVDSSFQGRGIGKRLLATALKDCYDASETFSFIAVILDCVDKPSKAFYQRFDFAELPGYPMRLYLPFKQLERITKG